In Candidatus Epulonipiscium viviparus, one DNA window encodes the following:
- a CDS encoding RtcB family protein translates to MLTLEGKYCTAKIFTENIDQESINQILKLCNNLAAENSNLAIMPDVHVAKNCTIGTTMTVKDKIIPNLIGVDIGCGVRVEPIKVVKGLDWINEFDKKLRVTIPSGFSLRKKVHKFIKEVPLYELRCPVIDFARAEFSMGTLGEGNHYIEVSYDELGRYYLTIHSGSRNLGSDVAKYYQNLAYELLKKSNSQYTKKLKQSIQHLPKSDTPNLRQQNYHILKEFAYLDGEFMENYLHDMEIATEFAYWNRKAIAYDIIKALRGRVSFATEEDGYEAFDTVHNYIDIKTKILRKGAVSAQAGELLIIPINMRDGSILAIGKGNPKWNFSAPHGAGRSINRITSKNTITLSMFKKSMKGIHSTSICSSTIDESCFAYKNIDEIINNIQDSVDIIRIIKPIYNFKAI, encoded by the coding sequence ATGTTGACATTAGAAGGAAAGTATTGTACTGCTAAAATTTTTACAGAAAATATTGATCAGGAATCTATAAATCAAATCCTTAAACTATGCAATAATCTAGCAGCCGAAAATAGCAATCTAGCCATAATGCCTGATGTTCATGTTGCCAAAAATTGTACTATCGGAACCACTATGACAGTTAAAGATAAAATTATTCCAAATCTTATTGGCGTTGACATAGGTTGCGGTGTTAGAGTTGAGCCTATTAAAGTAGTTAAAGGATTAGATTGGATCAATGAATTTGATAAAAAACTCCGTGTCACAATTCCTTCTGGCTTTAGTCTTCGCAAAAAAGTTCATAAATTTATCAAAGAAGTTCCTTTGTATGAGTTACGCTGCCCTGTTATTGATTTTGCTCGCGCAGAGTTTTCGATGGGCACCTTAGGTGAGGGCAACCATTATATCGAAGTTAGCTACGATGAATTGGGCAGATATTATCTTACCATTCATTCTGGTAGCAGAAATCTCGGCAGCGATGTCGCTAAGTATTATCAAAATCTTGCTTATGAACTTTTAAAGAAAAGCAACTCTCAATATACCAAAAAATTGAAGCAGTCTATTCAGCATTTACCAAAATCAGATACTCCAAATCTCCGGCAACAAAATTATCATATTCTCAAAGAATTTGCGTATCTAGATGGTGAATTTATGGAAAATTATCTCCATGACATGGAAATTGCAACCGAATTCGCATATTGGAACCGCAAAGCTATAGCCTACGATATTATCAAGGCACTTCGAGGAAGAGTGTCGTTTGCTACTGAAGAAGATGGTTATGAAGCTTTTGATACTGTACATAACTATATAGACATTAAAACAAAGATTCTTCGAAAGGGAGCTGTCTCCGCACAAGCTGGTGAATTACTTATTATCCCCATCAACATGCGCGATGGAAGCATTCTAGCAATCGGTAAAGGAAATCCCAAGTGGAATTTTTCTGCACCACATGGAGCCGGGCGCTCAATCAATCGCATCACATCCAAAAATACAATCACTCTCAGTATGTTTAAAAAATCTATGAAGGGTATTCACTCAACTTCTATTTGTTCTTCTACAATTGATGAAAGCTGTTTTGCTTATAAAAATATTGATGAGATCATTAACAATATTCAAGATAGTGTCGATATAATAAGGATTATAAAACCCATTTATAATTTTAAAGCAATCTAA
- a CDS encoding MgtC/SapB family protein, whose translation MADFSIVTAQFSLSNIAVIAFRIVLATIFSGTLGLLSGKKGRAAGFKTHILVCLGATTAMLTNQYIFTYVTGPTGDPTRIAAQVISGIGFIGAGTIIVTGKQQIKGVTTAAGLWACACLGLAIGIGFYSGALISWIFIISTLTIFHKYESKLHLKIVPHELYIEVTSLKEVSTIINNCKESGCILHNIDLHKSKVAGEKIISLFITLSFPSDLDEDHIINTLRLNPGINYIELL comes from the coding sequence ATGGCTGATTTTAGCATTGTCACAGCACAATTTTCGTTAAGCAATATCGCAGTAATTGCATTTAGAATAGTTCTCGCAACAATATTTTCGGGAACTTTAGGTCTATTGAGCGGTAAAAAAGGTAGAGCCGCAGGATTTAAAACTCATATTTTAGTCTGTCTCGGCGCTACTACTGCTATGCTAACTAATCAGTATATTTTTACGTATGTTACTGGCCCAACCGGAGACCCTACCAGAATAGCCGCACAAGTTATCAGTGGTATCGGATTTATTGGTGCTGGTACTATTATTGTTACTGGTAAACAGCAGATTAAAGGAGTTACCACTGCTGCGGGTTTATGGGCTTGCGCTTGCTTAGGATTGGCCATTGGCATCGGATTTTATAGTGGTGCTTTGATCAGCTGGATTTTTATTATTAGTACGCTTACAATTTTTCATAAATATGAGTCTAAACTTCATCTAAAAATTGTTCCCCATGAGCTTTATATAGAAGTTACTTCTCTAAAGGAAGTTAGCACTATTATTAATAATTGCAAAGAATCTGGATGCATATTACATAATATTGATTTGCACAAATCCAAAGTTGCTGGTGAAAAAATTATTTCCCTATTTATAACACTCTCCTTTCCATCTGATTTAGATGAAGATCACATAATCAATACTTTACGTCTTAACCCTGGGATAAACTACATTGAATTACTATGA
- a CDS encoding YifB family Mg chelatase-like AAA ATPase: MYYKLITYTLKGLLPVKVDVEVDINTGMPGFEIVGLPDNSVKESKDRMRTAIKNSGYPFPISKITINLAPANLKKEGSLYDLGMTMAIMKCNKTIIPEISNKYLFFGELALDGSLRSSKQLFPILCALTQFPELEEYTCIVPIDSKSQVDCLCNDKILYASNLTQVVNFVNNRGDELVRSSTEQKTISKVANTGDFSEIHGQERAKEAMIIAASGYHNLLLIGPPGSGKTLLSKSFPSLFPSLSFEEIIQLTQLYSVAGLLPTNELMVQRPFRTPHHTITAQALCGGGQDPRPGEISLAHLGILFLDELLEFSKRTLEILRQPMESKEITIARAKSNITYPADFLLIASTNPCPCGYYPDRDKCTCSLPAIRNYLNKLSGPLLDRIDLHIETEPIDFSMFKENAKSISTDQMRDKINVGLERQQHRFKDKKNYFNAHMNVKEINEFCKLADPVNDLLTSWLEISKGSARSYHKILKIARTIADVNDSAEISEYHVSTAIQYRSLDSNFYK, encoded by the coding sequence ATGTACTATAAACTCATAACGTATACTCTAAAAGGCTTATTACCAGTCAAAGTCGATGTAGAGGTTGATATAAATACTGGCATGCCTGGGTTTGAAATTGTGGGGTTACCAGATAATTCTGTAAAAGAATCGAAGGACAGGATGCGTACTGCTATTAAAAATAGTGGGTATCCATTTCCGATTAGTAAAATAACCATAAACTTGGCACCGGCAAATTTAAAAAAAGAGGGTTCGCTATACGATCTTGGAATGACTATGGCTATAATGAAGTGCAACAAAACTATAATACCTGAGATATCGAATAAGTATTTATTTTTTGGAGAATTAGCGCTTGATGGGAGCCTTCGTAGTTCAAAACAATTGTTTCCTATATTGTGTGCATTAACACAGTTTCCAGAGTTAGAAGAATATACTTGTATTGTTCCGATTGATAGCAAATCTCAGGTGGATTGCTTATGTAATGATAAAATTTTATATGCAAGCAATCTGACCCAAGTGGTTAATTTTGTAAATAACAGAGGTGATGAGTTAGTTAGAAGTAGCACTGAGCAAAAGACAATTTCAAAAGTGGCAAATACAGGGGATTTTAGTGAAATTCATGGACAAGAACGCGCAAAAGAGGCAATGATTATAGCTGCAAGTGGCTATCATAACCTATTATTAATAGGGCCGCCCGGATCTGGCAAAACGTTGCTCTCGAAAAGTTTTCCATCATTGTTTCCGTCACTGAGTTTTGAAGAGATAATACAGTTGACGCAGCTATACTCGGTGGCTGGGTTGCTACCAACAAACGAATTGATGGTGCAAAGGCCGTTTAGAACGCCGCATCATACGATAACGGCACAGGCTCTATGTGGTGGTGGGCAAGATCCAAGACCTGGAGAAATCAGCCTAGCGCATCTGGGGATATTATTTTTAGATGAGTTACTAGAGTTTAGCAAGCGGACGCTAGAAATACTGCGGCAGCCAATGGAGTCAAAAGAAATAACCATTGCGAGGGCCAAAAGTAATATTACGTATCCGGCAGATTTTTTATTGATTGCATCAACCAATCCTTGTCCATGTGGATATTATCCAGACCGCGACAAATGCACCTGTAGTTTGCCTGCAATAAGAAATTATCTAAACAAACTTTCGGGGCCATTATTAGATAGGATAGATTTGCATATAGAAACAGAGCCGATAGACTTTAGTATGTTTAAGGAGAATGCCAAATCGATCTCGACAGATCAGATGAGAGACAAGATAAATGTGGGGCTTGAAAGGCAACAGCATAGATTTAAAGATAAAAAAAATTATTTTAATGCGCATATGAATGTCAAGGAAATTAACGAATTTTGTAAATTAGCAGACCCGGTAAACGATTTGTTAACAAGCTGGTTAGAAATATCCAAAGGCAGTGCCAGAAGCTATCACAAAATTCTTAAAATTGCTAGAACAATAGCAGATGTAAATGATTCTGCAGAAATATCAGAATATCACGTATCAACAGCAATACAGTATCGGTCGTTAGATAGCAATTTTTACAAATAA